In the genome of Myxococcus stipitatus, one region contains:
- a CDS encoding PPC domain-containing protein: MFALLAVCFLVGCGVPSAEEDERVCADVECSAGRCVSEAGTPVCRCSAWDQAAGLSCTIAAVRPRDDHGDTAALATPLVPFTEFREGTIQPPFRDKADRDVFAMPALAGQGFRFVVRPGTLAAVDFRLMDAAGKEVAGRPVRTQEGQGVEFASTEEAPRFIMVTASQGKEAVGTYSYRLEDLGKDAHGSSPATATAVQESSGPFPVVIEYPGDADVFSFRTEAGHGFRFSCESDIASLVLMSEAGVELAHSAGEYGKGPRVGHLGQEASTWFVKVYARTEALRMTPCQVEGLGRDEHANTSVGATPLVSGVPVTARLQGTNDVDVFSFSGTVGHQQEIWLPTSRSWQVRVTAPDGKMLGEFNGGLFSRELPLTGTYFVQVSQDTQWGNDFQVSVNDKGLDDHGGLEETATRASLGERVTGRLHDANDWDAIAVPLEPDGVYRLTCTPSCSITTYGPSGSVDLTGAGFGVWHVLARNSGLVTFRIGAYPRPADFTFQVEQVGTDDHGDDATHATRVTAPVSLAGVFELGRDVDVFSVELEAGRSYVLDFSNASVRVRGPSGATVRPSPIASTEATRFKAEVAGSYGVEASARYSSANSAMPWQFSLRAE; encoded by the coding sequence GTGTTCGCGCTGCTGGCTGTCTGCTTCCTCGTGGGCTGTGGTGTTCCTTCCGCCGAGGAAGATGAGCGTGTCTGCGCGGACGTGGAGTGCAGCGCTGGGCGCTGCGTCTCGGAGGCGGGGACGCCCGTGTGTCGCTGTAGCGCCTGGGACCAGGCCGCGGGCTTGAGTTGCACCATCGCGGCCGTCCGGCCGAGGGACGACCACGGGGATACGGCGGCGCTCGCCACGCCCTTGGTTCCTTTCACGGAGTTTCGTGAAGGCACCATCCAGCCTCCCTTTCGGGACAAGGCCGACCGGGATGTCTTCGCCATGCCTGCCCTGGCAGGGCAGGGTTTCCGCTTCGTCGTCCGGCCCGGAACGTTGGCCGCCGTGGACTTTCGTCTCATGGACGCCGCGGGGAAGGAGGTCGCTGGAAGGCCTGTCCGGACGCAGGAGGGGCAGGGCGTGGAGTTCGCCTCCACGGAGGAGGCTCCCCGATTCATCATGGTGACGGCGTCGCAGGGAAAAGAGGCGGTGGGGACGTATTCCTATCGACTGGAGGACCTGGGCAAGGATGCCCATGGTTCGTCGCCCGCGACCGCGACGGCGGTTCAGGAGTCGAGCGGACCTTTCCCTGTCGTCATCGAGTATCCCGGTGACGCGGATGTCTTCAGCTTCCGCACCGAGGCGGGGCATGGCTTCCGGTTCTCCTGTGAGTCGGACATCGCGTCCCTGGTCCTGATGTCCGAGGCGGGCGTGGAGCTGGCACACAGCGCGGGCGAGTATGGGAAAGGCCCCCGCGTGGGCCACCTGGGCCAGGAGGCGAGCACCTGGTTCGTCAAGGTCTACGCCCGGACCGAGGCACTTCGGATGACGCCTTGCCAGGTGGAGGGGCTGGGCCGTGATGAGCACGCGAATACCTCCGTCGGGGCCACGCCGCTGGTTTCGGGAGTCCCCGTGACCGCGCGGCTCCAGGGCACCAACGACGTGGATGTCTTCTCGTTCTCGGGGACCGTGGGACACCAGCAGGAGATCTGGCTGCCGACCTCTCGGAGCTGGCAGGTCAGGGTCACGGCTCCGGATGGCAAGATGCTGGGTGAGTTCAACGGGGGATTGTTCTCCCGTGAGTTGCCACTGACGGGGACGTACTTCGTGCAGGTGTCCCAGGACACGCAATGGGGGAACGATTTCCAGGTCAGCGTGAATGACAAGGGCCTCGATGACCACGGCGGCCTGGAGGAGACGGCCACGCGTGCCTCGCTGGGCGAGCGAGTGACGGGGCGCCTCCACGACGCCAATGACTGGGATGCCATCGCCGTTCCGCTCGAGCCTGATGGTGTCTATCGGCTCACCTGCACTCCCTCCTGTTCCATCACGACCTATGGCCCCAGTGGCTCCGTCGATCTGACTGGAGCAGGGTTTGGAGTCTGGCACGTCCTCGCTCGGAACTCGGGGCTCGTGACCTTCCGCATCGGCGCGTACCCCAGGCCCGCTGACTTCACTTTCCAGGTGGAGCAGGTCGGAACAGATGACCATGGTGATGACGCCACGCACGCCACCCGCGTGACGGCTCCCGTGTCCCTGGCGGGTGTGTTCGAGCTGGGCCGAGATGTCGACGTGTTCTCCGTCGAGCTGGAGGCGGGGCGGTCCTACGTCCTGGATTTCAGCAACGCATCCGTTCGGGTGCGGGGGCCGAGCGGGGCGACCGTTCGCCCATCCCCGATTGCGTCGACGGAGGCCACGCGCTTCAAGGCCGAAGTGGCTGGAAGCTATGGGGTGGAGGCCTCGGCCAGGTACTCCTCGGCGAATAGCGCCATGCCCTGGCAGTTCTCGCTGCGCGCGGAGTGA
- a CDS encoding pentapeptide repeat-containing protein, with product MSSDGYYVRVGKLQGKTVTLHCLTGFAGGLKDYADTRSFALLLLVDAQERADETPDLVKGAPKEVAKLRKALAKKVAKARAPLIAEVEWPSYEEDWHAENTPRYIQRVKLLKRRNDVDEWKLKKARAEIYPLQNKGFGAFLEAAWERMHGFDLQVEVTDTKYLAHLVEGHLFPTTAFDIWSEPKAKPPKKPKEAKKPKEAKKPKGIKKQNPAAAPKGNYAGMALGDAFWPANVREARDISGSNFQQANLTNVVRTPYVKALKCDFTKAKMTRKTTWDLDTYIIGWRLKGSLFRGASLKDAVFSDCDLSQCDFTGADLRNATFMTNNLKGAIFKGANLKNALIPPEFARQVNLEEAKNYSPAPGGEPGAQCRALSRLLSQSKEISFEVHSATPDAEGNHFKLSFGRSIDNEKRIRVYRLSLLSLDDDSEDPSESNFSINVDARKFGSRLREMADSFPEPQSWKLDLSTLTVKTRGAPVALRASKEIVRGALVEIFNESSP from the coding sequence ATGTCGTCGGACGGCTATTATGTTCGGGTTGGGAAGCTCCAGGGGAAGACGGTCACGCTGCATTGCCTGACAGGGTTCGCGGGCGGCCTGAAGGACTACGCCGACACCCGCTCCTTCGCCTTGCTGCTGCTCGTGGATGCCCAGGAGCGCGCCGATGAGACGCCGGACCTGGTCAAGGGGGCTCCGAAGGAAGTGGCGAAGCTGCGCAAGGCGCTGGCGAAGAAGGTCGCAAAGGCCCGCGCGCCACTCATCGCGGAAGTGGAGTGGCCCAGCTACGAGGAGGACTGGCACGCGGAGAACACGCCTCGCTACATCCAGCGCGTGAAGCTCCTCAAGCGGCGCAATGACGTCGACGAGTGGAAGCTCAAGAAGGCCCGTGCGGAGATCTACCCCCTCCAGAATAAAGGCTTCGGAGCCTTCCTCGAGGCCGCCTGGGAGCGCATGCATGGCTTCGACCTCCAGGTCGAGGTGACGGACACGAAGTACCTGGCGCACCTCGTGGAGGGGCACCTCTTTCCGACCACCGCGTTCGACATCTGGAGCGAGCCGAAAGCAAAGCCGCCCAAGAAGCCCAAGGAGGCCAAGAAGCCCAAGGAGGCCAAGAAGCCCAAGGGCATCAAGAAGCAGAATCCCGCGGCCGCCCCGAAGGGGAACTACGCGGGAATGGCCCTGGGCGACGCCTTCTGGCCAGCGAACGTCCGTGAGGCGCGGGACATCAGCGGCTCGAACTTCCAGCAGGCGAACCTCACGAACGTCGTACGGACCCCCTACGTCAAGGCCCTGAAGTGTGACTTCACGAAGGCCAAGATGACCCGGAAGACCACCTGGGACCTCGACACGTACATCATCGGATGGAGACTGAAGGGTTCCCTCTTCCGCGGAGCCTCGCTCAAGGACGCTGTCTTCTCGGACTGCGACCTGAGCCAATGTGACTTCACCGGCGCCGACCTCCGCAACGCGACGTTCATGACGAACAACCTCAAGGGGGCCATCTTCAAGGGCGCAAATCTGAAGAACGCCCTGATTCCACCTGAGTTCGCCAGGCAAGTGAACCTCGAGGAGGCGAAGAACTACTCGCCTGCTCCCGGTGGTGAGCCTGGGGCGCAGTGCCGGGCACTGTCTCGGCTGCTCTCTCAGTCGAAGGAGATCTCCTTCGAGGTCCACAGCGCGACCCCCGACGCCGAGGGCAACCACTTCAAGCTTTCCTTCGGCCGGTCTATCGACAACGAGAAGCGGATACGCGTCTATCGCCTCTCTCTTCTCTCCCTGGATGACGACAGCGAGGACCCGTCTGAGTCCAACTTCTCCATCAACGTCGATGCGCGAAAGTTCGGCTCCCGGCTTCGAGAGATGGCGGACAGCTTCCCGGAGCCGCAAAGCTGGAAGCTCGACCTGTCGACGCTGACGGTCAAGACCCGGGGAGCCCCCGTCGCCTTGCGTGCGTCGAAAGAAATCGTCCGGGGGGCGCTGGTGGAGATCTTCAACGAATCCAGCCCCTGA
- the hflX gene encoding GTPase HflX, translated as MSKPSPAARPRAVLVGVQFPSVTDTEHSADLEELRRLVHTLGYDAVATVSQRRRSLATGTVLGKGKLKELAELTGGPGVITSGARNRTSKAREKWEAQEEEDAEEVSEGAEDAAPDEEEDEEGEDTAMMSEPVLEGPRPTVVVVDHELSPSQLRNLEKATGALVLDRAGVIVDIFHRHARSHEARMQVEIARLSYLAPRLRESSGGSERQQGRGAGDSALELDRRKIRDRLAELRAGLAAIEKEQDQRRYARRDQLRVALVGYTNAGKSSLMRALTGSEVLVADQLFATLDTTVRALHPETRPRMLVSDTVGFIQKLPHDLVASFRSTLDEALEASLLLYVVDASDPTWKAQLEVTRSVLREIGAEVVPSKLLLNKVDRLDEAAQEALRAEHPEAVLLSAHRPEDVARLRQVIIQYFEASMVEAELVIPYASQGRIGEVYENTTVLAEEYDETGRKLRVRGLPAAVARLTRAFQ; from the coding sequence ATGTCGAAGCCCTCACCCGCCGCCCGCCCTCGTGCTGTCCTCGTGGGCGTCCAGTTCCCCTCCGTGACGGATACGGAGCACTCCGCGGACCTCGAGGAGCTGCGCCGGCTGGTGCACACCCTCGGCTACGACGCGGTGGCGACGGTGTCCCAGCGCCGCAGGTCGCTCGCGACGGGAACGGTGCTCGGCAAGGGCAAGCTCAAGGAGCTGGCCGAGCTCACCGGTGGACCCGGCGTCATCACCTCGGGAGCACGCAACCGGACCTCCAAGGCCCGTGAGAAGTGGGAGGCCCAGGAGGAAGAAGACGCCGAGGAGGTTTCCGAGGGCGCCGAAGACGCCGCGCCCGACGAAGAGGAGGACGAGGAGGGCGAGGACACCGCGATGATGTCCGAGCCCGTCCTGGAGGGTCCTCGCCCCACGGTGGTGGTCGTCGACCACGAGCTCTCCCCGAGCCAGCTGCGCAACCTCGAGAAGGCCACGGGCGCCCTGGTGCTGGACCGCGCCGGCGTCATCGTCGACATCTTCCATCGGCACGCGCGCAGCCATGAGGCGCGCATGCAGGTCGAGATTGCCCGGCTCAGCTATCTCGCACCTCGGTTGCGGGAGTCCTCCGGTGGCAGCGAGCGCCAGCAAGGCCGAGGCGCGGGCGACTCCGCCCTGGAGCTCGACCGGCGGAAGATTCGCGACCGGCTCGCGGAGCTGCGCGCGGGGCTCGCCGCCATCGAGAAGGAGCAGGACCAGCGCAGGTATGCCCGAAGAGACCAGCTCCGGGTGGCGCTGGTCGGCTACACCAACGCGGGTAAGTCCTCGCTGATGCGAGCGCTGACGGGCAGCGAGGTCCTGGTCGCCGACCAGCTCTTCGCCACGCTGGACACCACGGTGCGCGCGCTGCATCCGGAGACCCGTCCCCGGATGCTCGTCTCCGACACCGTGGGATTCATCCAGAAGCTGCCACACGACCTCGTGGCATCGTTCCGCTCCACGCTCGACGAAGCGCTGGAGGCGTCGCTGCTGCTCTATGTCGTGGATGCATCCGACCCGACCTGGAAGGCCCAGCTGGAGGTCACCCGGTCCGTGCTCCGGGAGATTGGCGCGGAGGTGGTGCCCAGCAAGCTGCTCCTGAACAAGGTCGACCGACTGGACGAGGCGGCCCAGGAGGCCCTGCGCGCCGAGCACCCGGAGGCCGTGCTGCTCTCCGCGCATCGCCCGGAGGACGTGGCGAGGCTGCGTCAGGTCATCATCCAGTACTTCGAGGCCTCGATGGTCGAGGCGGAGCTGGTGATTCCGTACGCCAGCCAGGGCCGCATCGGAGAGGTGTACGAGAACACCACGGTGCTCGCCGAGGAGTATGACGAGACCGGCCGGAAGCTTCGGGTGCGAGGACTTCCGGCAGCGGTGGCTCGACTCACGCGGGCCTTCCAGTAA
- a CDS encoding FAD-dependent monooxygenase, with the protein MKVLIVGGGIGGFSLGAALARRGVEADIVERRPSYGDEGAGIVLGPNVMAVMKGLALHEDILSVGRQVAHARITDAAGDVLQESAYALPELPLPATAIHRSHLLRILRTASPAPRLGVTVSSLRHGAEGVEVEFSDGAKGHYDVVVGADGIRSTVREFVCGAEVSSRYSGHTCWRVIVDGHFSDAVVEMWGRGRRVGVVPISASQSYVFLTLNAPRRAPPAWKDLAELRALYSDFAGPARGALAALTHVDTMLHNDIEDCSAPRWWRPGVVLLGDAAHAVTPNLGQGAGLAIEDAATLAQLLVTMGPTDAALARYESLRRPRAEWIRDRSWTLGKVAQWENGLARGFRDTMMRWTPRSATRAALEKMVLDMPGVPVG; encoded by the coding sequence ATGAAGGTGCTGATCGTGGGGGGAGGTATCGGTGGATTCTCGCTGGGCGCCGCGCTGGCGCGCCGAGGCGTGGAGGCCGACATCGTCGAGCGGCGGCCCTCCTACGGCGACGAGGGCGCGGGCATCGTGCTCGGGCCCAACGTGATGGCCGTGATGAAGGGGCTCGCGCTGCACGAGGACATCCTCTCCGTGGGACGGCAGGTGGCGCATGCCCGAATCACGGACGCCGCGGGTGATGTCCTCCAGGAGTCCGCCTATGCCCTGCCCGAGCTGCCGCTCCCCGCGACGGCGATTCACCGCAGCCACCTGCTGCGGATTCTCCGGACCGCGTCACCCGCGCCGCGCCTCGGGGTGACGGTCTCGAGCCTGCGCCATGGCGCGGAGGGCGTGGAGGTCGAGTTCTCCGACGGAGCGAAGGGCCACTATGACGTCGTGGTCGGCGCCGATGGCATCCGCTCCACGGTGCGGGAGTTCGTCTGCGGCGCCGAGGTGTCCTCGCGCTACTCCGGCCATACCTGTTGGCGGGTCATCGTCGACGGCCACTTCTCGGACGCCGTCGTCGAGATGTGGGGCCGAGGCCGTCGCGTGGGCGTCGTGCCCATCAGCGCGAGCCAGTCGTACGTCTTCCTCACCCTCAATGCGCCGCGCCGCGCGCCTCCCGCGTGGAAGGACCTGGCGGAGCTGCGGGCCCTCTACTCGGACTTCGCGGGCCCGGCTCGGGGCGCGCTCGCCGCGCTCACGCATGTCGACACGATGTTGCACAACGACATCGAGGACTGCTCCGCGCCCCGCTGGTGGAGGCCTGGCGTCGTGCTGCTCGGTGATGCCGCGCACGCGGTGACGCCGAACCTGGGGCAGGGCGCGGGGCTTGCCATCGAGGATGCCGCGACGCTGGCCCAGCTCCTCGTGACGATGGGGCCCACGGACGCGGCGCTGGCCCGCTACGAGAGCCTCCGGCGTCCACGCGCCGAGTGGATCCGCGACCGCTCGTGGACGCTCGGCAAGGTCGCGCAGTGGGAGAACGGCCTCGCGCGCGGCTTCCGCGACACGATGATGCGATGGACGCCCCGGTCCGCGACTCGCGCGGCGCTCGAGAAGATGGTCCTCGACATGCCGGGTGTCCCCGTCGGCTGA
- a CDS encoding helix-turn-helix domain-containing protein, which produces MSLRERAKADKWERIRAAAKRLFSERGYESTTVRAIAEEAGVATGTVLVYGETKDTLLHEIWREEALPVLEKAVSTLPAGTFVDRCMHLFTPLLTHYASQPELARVVVKELPWLTGAAEEAQRPALARFLGTLARIVDEAKAKKELRAELESELAAGLAFSVYHSALLRMLSPLTKVPLAEAREGMRRGLGALLMGLGSRRSS; this is translated from the coding sequence ATGTCTCTGCGAGAACGAGCGAAGGCTGACAAGTGGGAGCGCATCCGGGCCGCGGCGAAGCGGCTGTTCTCGGAGCGCGGCTACGAGAGCACGACGGTGCGAGCCATCGCCGAGGAGGCGGGCGTCGCGACCGGCACGGTGCTGGTGTACGGCGAGACGAAGGACACCCTCCTGCACGAGATATGGCGGGAGGAGGCCCTCCCTGTCCTCGAGAAGGCGGTGTCGACGCTGCCGGCCGGGACCTTCGTGGACCGGTGCATGCACCTGTTCACACCGCTCCTCACGCACTACGCCTCACAGCCCGAGCTGGCGCGGGTCGTGGTGAAGGAGCTGCCCTGGCTCACGGGCGCCGCCGAGGAGGCGCAGCGGCCCGCGCTGGCTCGGTTCCTGGGGACCCTGGCTCGGATTGTCGACGAGGCGAAGGCGAAGAAGGAGCTCCGCGCGGAGCTGGAGAGCGAGCTGGCGGCGGGGCTTGCCTTCTCCGTGTACCACTCGGCGCTGCTGCGCATGCTGTCGCCTTTGACGAAGGTGCCGCTGGCCGAAGCACGAGAGGGAATGCGCCGCGGTCTTGGGGCCCTGTTGATGGGCTTGGGGTCGAGGAGGTCGTCATGA
- a CDS encoding IS4 family transposase has translation MPSADEGAFDRLCASLAPEWVEAALEATGTATVRKRRLPAEQVIWLVLGMALYRHRPIAELVERLDLALPGARPKPIARSAVAQARSRVGEEPLKWLFEKSADAWAHASARRHAWRGLALYGVDGTTARVPDSKENRKHFGGQVVGRGGGLSGYPMVRLVTLMALRSHLLAAAHFGPYGTDEREYALKVWPQVPDGSLCVLDRHFLNADILVPLARDGKNRHWLLRAKKNTAWRTVKRLGKGEEVVEMEVSYRTRQKDDSLPMRFVARAIRYQRKGFQPQWLLTSLLDAEAFPASEVVALYHERWELELGYDEVKTEMLERQEAIRSQKPGGVAQELWGVGLAYNLVRLEMERIAEEASVPPTRISFVMALRLIRDEWMWLAGASPGAIPKHLRRLREEVKRFILPLRRSHRRYPRAVKIKMSSYPRKRPRPVRRVRSRRPLRHVRS, from the coding sequence TTGCCCTCTGCGGATGAGGGGGCGTTCGACCGGCTGTGCGCGAGTCTCGCCCCGGAGTGGGTGGAGGCGGCGCTGGAGGCGACGGGGACAGCCACCGTCCGGAAACGTCGGCTACCCGCGGAGCAGGTCATCTGGCTGGTGCTGGGCATGGCGCTGTACCGGCACCGCCCCATCGCCGAGCTGGTGGAGCGGCTGGACCTGGCATTGCCTGGTGCCAGGCCGAAGCCGATTGCGAGGAGCGCGGTGGCGCAGGCCCGCTCTCGAGTAGGAGAGGAGCCGCTGAAGTGGCTCTTCGAGAAGAGCGCGGACGCGTGGGCCCACGCCAGCGCGCGTCGGCATGCATGGAGGGGGCTGGCCCTGTATGGAGTAGACGGCACGACAGCCCGGGTGCCGGACTCGAAGGAAAACCGAAAGCACTTTGGAGGACAGGTGGTCGGCCGGGGAGGAGGCCTCAGCGGCTACCCCATGGTTCGACTGGTCACGCTGATGGCCCTGCGCAGCCACCTGCTGGCGGCGGCGCACTTCGGGCCCTACGGGACGGATGAGCGCGAGTACGCCCTGAAGGTGTGGCCCCAGGTACCGGACGGTTCGCTGTGCGTGCTGGACCGCCACTTTCTCAACGCCGACATCCTCGTGCCGTTGGCGAGGGACGGGAAGAACCGCCACTGGCTGCTGCGCGCGAAGAAGAACACCGCCTGGCGCACGGTAAAGCGTTTAGGAAAAGGAGAGGAAGTGGTGGAAATGGAGGTGAGCTACCGCACCCGTCAGAAGGACGACTCCTTGCCCATGCGCTTCGTGGCACGTGCCATCCGTTACCAGCGCAAAGGCTTTCAGCCCCAGTGGTTGCTGACCTCGTTGCTGGACGCCGAAGCCTTCCCCGCCAGCGAAGTGGTGGCCCTCTACCACGAGAGGTGGGAGCTGGAACTCGGCTATGACGAGGTGAAGACGGAGATGCTGGAGAGGCAAGAGGCCATCCGCAGCCAGAAGCCCGGTGGGGTCGCCCAGGAACTCTGGGGCGTGGGATTGGCCTACAATCTGGTGCGGCTGGAGATGGAGCGCATTGCCGAAGAGGCCAGTGTGCCTCCCACCCGAATCAGCTTCGTCATGGCCCTGCGTCTCATCCGCGACGAGTGGATGTGGCTGGCCGGCGCGAGCCCCGGAGCGATTCCCAAACATCTGCGACGCCTGCGAGAAGAGGTAAAACGCTTCATCCTCCCGCTGCGGCGAAGCCATAGACGCTATCCGCGTGCGGTGAAAATCAAGATGAGCAGCTACCCACGGAAGCGTCCCCGCCCAGTCCGTCGAGTACGCTCCCGCAGGCCGCTACGTCATGTCCGTTCCTAA